The following proteins are co-located in the Seriola aureovittata isolate HTS-2021-v1 ecotype China chromosome 7, ASM2101889v1, whole genome shotgun sequence genome:
- the sh3bp5la gene encoding SH3-binding domain protein 5-like, a: protein MEPGDLRESPAGSGESDTGDWREVIPGGDEEVKAETNGTTLETGNRETSGEGESEKQKNMGEQLHSPYEEELDPRIQEELEHLNEASAEINRLELQLDDARSGYRKILTESARKLNAQSSQLGSCIEKARPYYEARRLAKEAQQETQKAALSYERAVSMHTAAREMVYVAEQGLMADGKNTLDPTWQEMLNHATSKVNEAEEERLRSEREHMRVTHACQEAEARVQMLQKSLKRVILKSKPYFELKAQFNHILEEHKTKVLQLEQHVAKVKTRYSIALRNLEQISEQIHAQRGRDQAEGGRPTVCAGRSPPVGAESDVKVQEEGGACGGGATGKDRVDAAIDLVEKYKEKENEKERERAGSDSLSVFSLQTIASDLEKYDSIEHLGDLSDVGSVTGDEVEKERGGVIDRRDKLTETTAKERQQQFYKQHHRSFSL, encoded by the exons ATGGAGCCAGGCGATTTGCGGGAGAGCCCCGCCGGGTCCGGGGAGTCAGATACTGGGGACTGGAGGGAGGTGATTCCTGGTGGGGATGAGGAGGTCAAAGCTGAAACCAATGGAACAACACTAGAGACGGGGAACAGGGAAACCAGCGGGGAAggagaaagtgaaaaacaaaaaaacatgggaGAGCAATTGCACAGTCCCTACGAGGAGGAACTGGACCCCCGGATCCAG gAAGAGTTGGAGCACCTCAATGAAGCCAGTGCAGAAATCAACAGACTAGAACTGCAGCTGGAT GATGCCAGATCAGGGTACCGGAAGATCCTTACAGAGTCTGCCAGGAAGCTGAATGCTCAGAGCTCTCAGCTTGGCAGCTGCATAGAGAAAGCAAGACCGTACTATGAAGCTCGTCGCCTTGCAAAAGAG GCACAGCAGGAGACCCAGAAGGCAGCCTTGAGCTACGAGAGAGCGGTTTCTATGCACACAGCTGCCAGGGAGATGGTCTACGTGGCAGAGCAGGGCCTGATGGCTGATGGCAAGAACACCCTGGATCCCACCTGGCAGGAGATGCTCAACCATGCAACCTCTAAG GTGAacgaagcagaggaggagcggCTCCGCAGTGAGAGGGAGCACATGCGCGTCACACACGCCTGTCAGGAAGCTGAGGCTCGTGTTCAGATGCTGCAAAAGTCTCTCAAAAGAGTCATCCTGAAGTCCAAGCCTTACTTTGAGCTCAAGGCCCAGTTCAACCACATACTGGAG GAGCACAAGACCAAAGTGCTGCAGCTAGAGCAGCACGTAGCCAAAGTGAAGACCCGCTACTCCATCGCCCTGCGAAACCTGGAGCAAATCAGCGAGCAGATTCATGCTCAGAGGGGGAGGGACCAGGCCGAGGGAGGGCGCCCCACTGTGTGCGCTGGGCGTAGTCCCCCCGTTGGAGCCGAGTCCGACGTCAAAGTTCAGGAAGAAGGTGGGGCCTGCGGCGGCGGTGCCACTGGGAAAGATCGGGTGGATGCAGCCATTGACCTGGTAGAGAAATACAAGGAGAAGGAGAATGAAAAGGAGAGGGAGCGGGCTGGGTCGGATTCCCTCTCGGTCTTCAGCCTGCAGACCATCGCTTCTGACTTGGAGAAATATGACTCCATCGAGCACCTCGGGGACCTCAGCGATGTAGGGAGCGTAACGGGGGatgaggtggagaaagagagaggcggAGTGATAGACAGAAGAGACAAGCTGACGGAAACCACGGCCAAAGAGCGCCAGCAGCAGTTCTATAAGCAGCACCACCGAAGCTTCAGCTTGTGA
- the mgat1a gene encoding alpha-1,3-mannosyl-glycoprotein 2-beta-N-acetylglucosaminyltransferase a, translating to MLRKRGSLILCGTFLFITWNAILVLLLWGRPPPGQPGEPGQEQGEEAQNPPNDVVGDVLRMADAFEAELELQKEILIQIQSHQSLWEPSNRNKPKVQVPHEPVIPILVIACNRVTVRRCLDKLLQHRPSAELYPIIVSQDCGHAETAEVIRSYGNQVTHLKQPDLSDIAVRPEHKKFQGYYKISRHYHWALNQVLKTLSHSSVVIVEDDLEVAPDFFEYFRASLSLLKSDPSLWCVSAWNDNGRDGYVDPGKANLLYRTDFFPGLGWMLLREMWEELEPKWPASFWDDWMRQPEQRRNRACIRPEISRTLTFGRQGVSLGQFYDKYLRYIKLNTEFVPFTKLDLSYLKEETYRETFQKEVYSAPVVTYEDVKQGKLKGPGPFRLQYSSKDSFKVMAKNLGIMDDLKSGVPRTGYRGVVSFISRGRRIYLAPPPGWTQYDPTWS from the exons ATGCTCCGCAAGAGAGGCTCCCTCATTCTTTGTGGTACGTTCCTGTTTATCACCTGGAACGCCATACTGGTGCTTCTGCTGTGGGGCAGACCCCCACCTGGGCAGCCGGGTGAGCCTGGCCAAGAGCAGGGGGAAGAGGCTCAAAATCCTCCTAATGATGTGGTGGGAGATGTGCTCCGAATGGCAGACGCATTCGAAGCAGAGCTTGAACTGCAGAAAGAAatcctgatccagatccagagTCACCAGTCACTGTGGGAGccatcaaacagaaacaaaccgAAGGTCCAGGTCCCCCATGAGCCTGTCATTCCTATCCTGGTTATCGCCTGTAACCGGGTCACTGTGAGGCGCTGCCTGGACAAACTCCTGCAGCACCGTCCTTCAGCAGAGCTTTACCCAATCATAGTGAGTCAGGACTGTGGACACGCCGAAACTGCTGAGGTGATCCGTTCTTATGGAAATCAAGTAACTCACCTGAAACAGCCGGACCTGTCGGACATCGCTGTGCGGCCAGAGCACAAGAAGTTTCAGGGTTACTACAAAATCTCCAGGCATTACCACTGGGCTCTCAACCAAGTGCTCAAGACCCTTTCTCACTCCTCTGTTGTGATCGTAGAGGATGACTTGGAG GTGGCGCCAGACTTCTTTGAGTACTTCCGAGCCTCGCTGTCACTCCTGAAATCCGACCCCAGTCTCTGGTGTGTGTCAGCCTGGAATGACAATGGCAGGGATGGCTATGTGGATCCTGGCAAGGCTAACCTGCTCTACCGGACAGACTTCTTTCCTGGTCTAGGGTGGATGCTACTCAGGGAGATGTGGGAGGAGTTGGAGCCAAAGTGGCCTGCTTCGTTCTGGGACGACTGGATGCGTCAGCCAGAGCAGCGCCGCAACCGTGCCTGTATCCGCCCAGAGATCTCACGGACTTTAACGTTTGGCCGGCAAGGTGTGAGTCTGGGTCAATTTTATGACAAGTACTTGCGTTATATTAAACTGAATACCGAATTTGTGCCTTTCACCAAGTTAGACCTGAGTTACTTGAAGGAGGAGACGTACAGAGAAACTTTTCAGAAGGAAGTTTACAGTGCTCCCGTTGTTACATATGAAGATGTTAAGCAGGGGAAGCTAAAAGGACCCGGGCCCTTCCGCCTTCAATACTCAAGTAAGGACAGTTTCAAAGTGATGGCCAAAAACCTGGGAATCATGGATGACTTGAAGTCTGGAGTCCCAAGAACCGGATACAGAGGAGTTGTTAGTTTCATCTCCAGAGGAAGGAGGATCTACTTAGCCCCTCCTCCAGGATGGACCCAGTATGATCCGACCTGGAGCTGA